The following coding sequences are from one Ornithodoros turicata isolate Travis chromosome 1, ASM3712646v1, whole genome shotgun sequence window:
- the LOC135394242 gene encoding piggyBac transposable element-derived protein 2-like translates to MRLFRERTNLYAAQKNTDLSVTEDEILVLLGGLLLSGYAKYPNKMMFWSRQSDTPTILADSMRYNRFESILRCFHLNDSSKLDTTDRLYKLRPFLELLKAQFKRHGAIDEDLSIDESMIPYHGRHFAKQFIRGKPIRFGFKNWAICTASGYMLSFEIYVGKTEGPAKKFVLGGDTVLSLLTGAEIPPNS, encoded by the coding sequence ATGCGTCTCTTTCGCGAGCGAACTAATTTGTACGCTGCACAGAAGAACACGGACCTGTCCGTTACAGAAGATGAAATCTTAGTCCTGTTAGGAGGTCTTCTGTTATCAGGATATGCCAAGTACCCAAACAAAATGATGTTCTGGTCTCGACAGAGTGACACTCCAACGATCCTTGCTGACAGCATGCGGTATAACCGCTTTGAGTCTATTCTGCGCTGTTTTCATCTAAACGACAGCAGCAAGCTGGACACCACGGATCGTTTGTACAAGCTTCGACCGTTTCTCGAGCTTTTGAAGGCCCAATTCAAGCGTCACGGCGCAATCGACGAAGACTTGTCTATCGACGAAAGTATGATACCTTACCATGGCAGGCACTTCGCAAAACAGTTTATTCGAGGCAAGCCCATAAGGTTCGGCTTCAAAAATTGGGCTATCTGCACAGCAAGCGGATATATGCTGTCTTTCGAAATATACGTTGGGAAGACTGAAGGTCCTGCAAAGAAGTTCGTACTCGGAGGGGATACCGTCCTGTCACTTCTGACAGGCGCTGAAATCCCACCAAACTCCTGA